Proteins encoded within one genomic window of Pygocentrus nattereri isolate fPygNat1 chromosome 11, fPygNat1.pri, whole genome shotgun sequence:
- the tpm1 gene encoding tropomyosin alpha-1 chain isoform X14 codes for MAGLTSLEAVKRKIKLLQEQADGAEERTEKLQRELDVERKVRETAEGDVASLNRRIQLVEEELDRAQERLATALQKLEEAEKAADESERGMKVIENRALKDEEKMELQEIQLKEAKHIAEEADRKYEEVARKLVIVEGELERTEERAELSERRVQGLQDELKRLDQTFKSLKAAEGQYSQKEDKYEEEIKVLTDKLKEAETRAEFAERSVAKLEKSIDDLEDHLYQQLEKNRLLSNDLRLALNED; via the exons ATGGCGGGATTAACCTCGTTGGAAGCAGTGAAACGGAAAATCAAGCTACTGCAAGAGCAGGCGGACGGTGCTGAAGAGAGAACGGAGAAGCTGCAGAGGGAGCTGGATGTGGAGAGGAAAGTCAGAGAAACA GCTGAGGGTGATGTAGCCTCTCTTAACAGACGTATCCAGCTGGTTGAGGAGGAGTTGGATCGTGCTCAAGAGCGTCTGGCCACTGCCCTTCAGAAGCTGGAGGAAGCCGAGAAGGCTGCTGACGAGAGTGAGAG AGGCATGAAGGTCATTGAGAACAGGGCCTTGAAGGATGAGGAGAAGATGGAACTGCAGGAGATTCAGCTCAAAGAGGCCAAACACATTGCTGAGGAAGCTGACCGCAAATATGAGGAA GTGGCCCGTAAGCTGGTGATTGTTGAGGGTGAGCTGGAGCGTACAGAGGAGCGTGCTGAGCTGTCAGAGAG ACGTGTGCAGGGATTACAGGACGAGCTCAAACGATTGGACCAAACCTTTAAGTCATTAAAAGCAGCAGAAGGACAG TACTCACAGAAGGAAGACAAATATGAGGAGGAGATCAAGGTCCTCACCGACAAACTGAAGGAG GCTGAGACTCGTGCTGAGTTTGCTGAGAGATCAGTAGCCAAGCTTGAGAAGAGCATTGATGACCTGGAAg ACCACCTCTACCAGCAACTTGAGAAAAACCGCCTTCTCTCTAATGATTTAAGACTGGCGTTGAATGAGGACTAA
- the tpm1 gene encoding tropomyosin alpha-1 chain isoform X12: protein MAGLTSLEAVKRKIKLLQEQADGAEERTEKLQRELDVERKVRETAEGDVASLNRRIQLVEEELDRAQERLATALQKLEEAEKAADESERGMKVIENRALKDEEKMELQEIQLKEAKHIAEEADRKYEEVARKLVIVEGELERTEERAELSERRVQGLQDELKRLDQTFKSLKAAEGQYSQKEDKYEEEIKVLTDKLKEAETRAEFAERSVAKLEKSIDDLEDKLSHAKEENLDMNQMLEQTLLELNNM from the exons ATGGCGGGATTAACCTCGTTGGAAGCAGTGAAACGGAAAATCAAGCTACTGCAAGAGCAGGCGGACGGTGCTGAAGAGAGAACGGAGAAGCTGCAGAGGGAGCTGGATGTGGAGAGGAAAGTCAGAGAAACA GCTGAGGGTGATGTAGCCTCTCTTAACAGACGTATCCAGCTGGTTGAGGAGGAGTTGGATCGTGCTCAAGAGCGTCTGGCCACTGCCCTTCAGAAGCTGGAGGAAGCCGAGAAGGCTGCTGACGAGAGTGAGAG AGGCATGAAGGTCATTGAGAACAGGGCCTTGAAGGATGAGGAGAAGATGGAACTGCAGGAGATTCAGCTCAAAGAGGCCAAACACATTGCTGAGGAAGCTGACCGCAAATATGAGGAA GTGGCCCGTAAGCTGGTGATTGTTGAGGGTGAGCTGGAGCGTACAGAGGAGCGTGCTGAGCTGTCAGAGAG ACGTGTGCAGGGATTACAGGACGAGCTCAAACGATTGGACCAAACCTTTAAGTCATTAAAAGCAGCAGAAGGACAG TACTCACAGAAGGAAGACAAATATGAGGAGGAGATCAAGGTCCTCACCGACAAACTGAAGGAG GCTGAGACTCGTGCTGAGTTTGCTGAGAGATCAGTAGCCAAGCTTGAGAAGAGCATTGATGACCTGGAAg ATAAACTGTCACACGCTAAAGAAGAGAACCTCGATATGAACCAGATGTTGGAACAGACTCTATTGGAGTTGAATAATATGTGA
- the tpm1 gene encoding tropomyosin alpha-1 chain isoform X11: protein MAGLTSLEAVKRKIKLLQEQADGAEERTEKLQRELDVERKVRETAEGDVASLNRRIQLVEEELDRAQERLATALQKLEEAEKAADESERGMKVIENRALKDEEKMELQEIQLKEAKHIAEEADRKYEEVARKLVIVEGELERTEERAELSERRVQGLQDELKRLDQTFKSLKAAEGQYSQKEDKYEEEIKVLTDKLKEAETRAEFAERSVAKLEKSIDDLEDELYAQKLKYKAISEELDHALNDMTSM, encoded by the exons ATGGCGGGATTAACCTCGTTGGAAGCAGTGAAACGGAAAATCAAGCTACTGCAAGAGCAGGCGGACGGTGCTGAAGAGAGAACGGAGAAGCTGCAGAGGGAGCTGGATGTGGAGAGGAAAGTCAGAGAAACA GCTGAGGGTGATGTAGCCTCTCTTAACAGACGTATCCAGCTGGTTGAGGAGGAGTTGGATCGTGCTCAAGAGCGTCTGGCCACTGCCCTTCAGAAGCTGGAGGAAGCCGAGAAGGCTGCTGACGAGAGTGAGAG AGGCATGAAGGTCATTGAGAACAGGGCCTTGAAGGATGAGGAGAAGATGGAACTGCAGGAGATTCAGCTCAAAGAGGCCAAACACATTGCTGAGGAAGCTGACCGCAAATATGAGGAA GTGGCCCGTAAGCTGGTGATTGTTGAGGGTGAGCTGGAGCGTACAGAGGAGCGTGCTGAGCTGTCAGAGAG ACGTGTGCAGGGATTACAGGACGAGCTCAAACGATTGGACCAAACCTTTAAGTCATTAAAAGCAGCAGAAGGACAG TACTCACAGAAGGAAGACAAATATGAGGAGGAGATCAAGGTCCTCACCGACAAACTGAAGGAG GCTGAGACTCGTGCTGAGTTTGCTGAGAGATCAGTAGCCAAGCTTGAGAAGAGCATTGATGACCTGGAAg ATGAGCTGTATGCCCAGAAACTCAAATACAAAGCTATCAGCGAGGAGCTAGACCACGCTCTCAACGACATGACTTCAATGTAA